A single genomic interval of Chloroflexota bacterium harbors:
- a CDS encoding sigma-54-dependent Fis family transcriptional regulator encodes MSATILVVDDEENARQHIRDFLNGEGYEVICAANLEEARVQIRQDNADIILLDVQLPDGYGPDLLEETSQIEARPPIILITAHGDIDMAVQAMKNGAHDFLQKPIQFNRLEKSIQRAQKIVAMRRELNHLRGQQRNELNFIVGKTPVMRALVQHAQRAAQASASVLITGETGTGKEVLARAIHQLGTRASKSFVGINCAAIQSTVLESELFGYEAGAFTGAQKRKHGLMEVADSGILFLDEISSMPVDMQAKLLRAIEEQAFRRVGGTNLIKVDVQILAASNRDLPTMLREGNFREDLYYRLKVVDLDIPPLRAHKEDIPALVGLFVQHNNQRMGLNISDISERAMQALMQHNWPGNIRELRNVIERAMLFCDEAIIDLPHLSPEFQ; translated from the coding sequence ATGAGTGCAACCATCCTGGTTGTTGACGATGAAGAAAATGCCCGCCAGCATATTCGTGATTTTTTAAACGGCGAGGGCTACGAAGTGATCTGCGCGGCCAATCTTGAAGAGGCGCGTGTTCAAATTCGGCAAGACAATGCCGATATTATCTTGCTGGATGTGCAGCTCCCCGACGGCTACGGTCCCGATTTGTTGGAAGAGACCAGCCAAATAGAAGCGCGCCCGCCGATTATCCTAATTACCGCCCACGGTGATATCGATATGGCTGTCCAAGCCATGAAGAACGGAGCGCATGATTTTTTGCAAAAACCAATTCAATTTAATCGCCTGGAGAAATCCATCCAGCGCGCGCAGAAAATCGTCGCCATGCGCCGCGAGTTAAATCATCTGCGCGGACAGCAGCGCAATGAGCTTAACTTCATCGTCGGCAAAACACCGGTCATGCGCGCCCTGGTGCAGCACGCCCAGCGCGCCGCGCAAGCATCGGCTTCGGTGCTCATCACTGGAGAAACTGGCACCGGCAAAGAAGTGCTCGCCCGCGCCATTCACCAGCTTGGGACGCGCGCCAGCAAATCGTTTGTCGGAATCAATTGTGCAGCCATTCAGAGCACCGTACTCGAATCGGAATTATTCGGCTACGAAGCCGGGGCTTTCACCGGGGCGCAAAAACGCAAGCATGGCCTGATGGAAGTCGCCGATTCTGGTATTCTCTTCCTGGATGAAATTTCATCCATGCCGGTGGATATGCAAGCCAAATTGCTGCGCGCCATCGAAGAACAGGCCTTCCGCCGGGTGGGCGGCACCAATCTCATCAAGGTGGATGTGCAAATTCTGGCCGCGTCAAACCGCGATCTGCCCACCATGCTGCGCGAGGGCAACTTCCGTGAAGACCTGTACTACCGTCTGAAAGTCGTCGATCTCGACATCCCCCCGCTGCGCGCCCATAAAGAAGATATTCCCGCGCTGGTGGGCCTATTCGTCCAGCATAACAACCAGCGCATGGGGTTGAATATCAGCGATATTTCCGAACGCGCCATGCAGGCCCTGATGCAGCACAACTGGCCGGGCAATATCCGCGAACTGCGCAACGTCATCGAGCGCGCCATGCTTTTCTGCGATGAGGCCATAATAGACCTGCCCCATCTCTCGCCTGAATTTCAG